One genomic segment of Amycolatopsis sp. WQ 127309 includes these proteins:
- a CDS encoding amidohydrolase, protein MTTAFTNAAVWPGTGGVREATVLVGGDKVLAVLDRGEPLPASASVVDLDGGALLPAFGDGHAHPVFAALEDDGPAVRSARTVEEAAEAVRVFAAADPDAEWVVGASFDRSITPDGTFDARWLDAVVPDRPVVLRASDYHTVWCNTAALRAAGIDSATPEPALGRIVRRDDGSPMGTLLEWGACDLVLDLVPPPSPAAMRRAVAAASARCAAAGLTWVLDAWVDLESGAVDAYVDAVAAGECATRFDLAFRIDPRAWHEQVPLVAAERARVEAAGLGDRLRARTVKFFADGIIESSTAAMLDCYCGHSGDRGIPMWDPDELAAAMAAFDALGMRTHVHAIGDAGVRAALDAVARVTRGNPAWDRRPTITHLQLVDPADVARLASTGVIANFQPYWAQWDDFQTNLTAPRLGERTDRQYAMATVHAGGARVSFGSDWPVSSVRPLDGLRAAVTRKRPGSAGASWCPDECLTIGQALTAYTAGAAYQAADEATRGLIRPGMVADFVHLSADPFAVEPEALDAIEVRGTWLAGHQVA, encoded by the coding sequence ATGACGACGGCATTCACGAACGCGGCGGTCTGGCCGGGGACCGGTGGCGTCCGCGAGGCCACGGTCCTGGTCGGCGGGGACAAGGTGCTCGCCGTCCTGGATCGCGGGGAGCCACTGCCGGCCTCGGCGAGCGTGGTCGACCTGGACGGCGGTGCGCTGCTGCCCGCGTTCGGGGACGGCCACGCCCACCCCGTCTTCGCCGCGCTGGAAGACGATGGGCCCGCGGTGCGGAGCGCACGAACCGTCGAGGAGGCGGCGGAAGCCGTCCGGGTCTTCGCCGCTGCCGACCCGGACGCCGAGTGGGTCGTCGGCGCCAGCTTCGACCGGTCGATCACCCCGGACGGAACCTTCGACGCTCGCTGGCTCGACGCGGTGGTCCCCGACCGGCCGGTGGTCCTGCGGGCCAGCGACTACCACACGGTGTGGTGCAACACGGCCGCCCTGCGCGCCGCCGGAATCGACTCGGCCACCCCGGAGCCGGCGCTCGGGCGCATCGTGCGCCGCGACGACGGCTCCCCGATGGGGACGCTGCTCGAGTGGGGTGCCTGCGACCTGGTCCTGGACCTGGTGCCGCCGCCGTCACCCGCGGCGATGCGCCGGGCCGTCGCCGCCGCGAGCGCACGCTGCGCCGCCGCCGGGCTCACCTGGGTGCTGGACGCCTGGGTCGACCTGGAGTCGGGGGCGGTCGACGCCTACGTCGACGCCGTCGCGGCGGGCGAGTGCGCCACCCGCTTCGACCTCGCCTTCCGGATCGACCCGCGCGCGTGGCACGAGCAGGTGCCGCTGGTCGCCGCGGAGCGGGCGAGAGTCGAAGCCGCGGGTCTCGGCGACCGGCTCAGAGCGCGCACGGTCAAGTTCTTCGCGGACGGGATCATCGAGAGCTCCACCGCGGCGATGCTCGACTGCTACTGCGGTCACTCCGGGGACCGCGGTATCCCCATGTGGGACCCGGACGAGCTGGCCGCCGCCATGGCGGCCTTCGACGCGCTGGGGATGCGCACCCACGTGCACGCCATCGGTGACGCCGGGGTGCGCGCCGCGCTGGACGCCGTGGCGCGGGTCACGCGCGGCAACCCGGCGTGGGACCGCAGGCCGACGATCACCCACTTGCAGCTGGTGGACCCGGCCGACGTGGCTCGGCTGGCGAGCACCGGCGTCATCGCCAACTTCCAGCCGTATTGGGCGCAGTGGGACGATTTTCAGACGAACCTGACCGCGCCGCGGCTGGGCGAGCGGACCGATCGGCAGTACGCGATGGCGACGGTCCACGCCGGCGGAGCCCGGGTCTCGTTCGGCAGCGACTGGCCGGTGAGCTCGGTCCGGCCGCTCGACGGCCTGCGGGCCGCGGTCACCCGCAAGAGGCCGGGGAGCGCCGGCGCGTCCTGGTGTCCGGACGAGTGCCTGACGATCGGCCAAGCGTTGACGGCTTATACCGCGGGCGCGGCGTACCAAGCCGCCGACGAAGCCACGCGCGGCCTGATCCGTCCCGGCATGGTGGCCGACTTCGTGCACCTCTCGGCGGATCCGTTCGCCGTGGAACCGGAAGCGCTGGACGCCATCGAGGTCCGCGGCACCTGGCTGGCCGGTCACCAGGTGGCGTGA
- a CDS encoding histidine phosphatase family protein, whose translation MGAIYLVRHGQASFGAADYDALSPRGFEQSTVVGAELLRRNVSFSQVRSGTLARQRDTAATALKVLGTDVPVAEDPRWNEYDHVDIARHHAGGAPQEDSRAYQGLLDAALTAWTSADAGGPCAETWPAFLARCRDALSDLVAALGKGEHAVVFTSGGVIATICGLLMGTPEAGLLKLNRVTVNGGITKLVSGRGGVTLLSFNEHPHFEAEAASLLTYR comes from the coding sequence GTGGGCGCGATCTACCTGGTCCGGCACGGACAGGCGTCGTTCGGCGCGGCGGACTACGACGCGCTGTCCCCGCGCGGCTTCGAGCAGTCCACTGTGGTCGGTGCGGAGCTGCTGCGCCGCAACGTCTCCTTCAGCCAGGTCCGGTCGGGCACGCTCGCCCGGCAGCGCGACACCGCGGCGACGGCGTTGAAGGTGCTGGGCACCGACGTCCCGGTGGCCGAGGACCCGCGCTGGAACGAGTACGACCACGTCGACATCGCGCGGCACCACGCCGGCGGCGCGCCGCAGGAGGATTCCCGCGCGTACCAAGGGCTTCTGGACGCGGCGCTGACGGCGTGGACCTCGGCCGACGCCGGCGGGCCGTGCGCCGAGACGTGGCCAGCGTTCCTCGCGCGCTGCCGGGACGCGCTCTCGGACCTGGTGGCGGCGCTGGGCAAGGGCGAGCACGCGGTCGTGTTCACCTCCGGCGGCGTGATCGCCACGATCTGCGGCCTGCTCATGGGGACTCCCGAAGCCGGGCTGCTCAAGCTCAACCGCGTCACCGTGAACGGCGGGATCACGAAGCTGGTGTCCGGCCGCGGTGGCGTTACCCTGTTGTCTTTCAACGAGCACCCGCACTTCGAGGCCGAAGCGGCTTCGCTGCTGACCTACCGGTAG
- a CDS encoding enoyl-CoA hydratase family protein produces MSPFRATAPLTKEWEHFEFTVADGVATVTLDRPGKLNALTFDVYADLRDLIIELPQHEDVRVLVITGRGRGFCSGGDVEEIIGELQKFETAELLEFTRMTGAVVKALRECPLPVIAAVNGVAAGAGSVIALASDFRLLAQSAKFAFLFTKVGLAGADMGSAYLLPRLVGLGRATELLILGDKVSSSRASEIGLATQVVPDSELPAAATALARRLADGPALAYATTKVLLTRELDMDLGSAIELEAMTQALLMTAKDHKEFYAAWSAGREPRWTGR; encoded by the coding sequence ATGAGCCCGTTCCGCGCGACCGCACCGCTCACGAAGGAGTGGGAGCACTTCGAGTTCACGGTGGCCGACGGCGTCGCCACGGTGACGCTCGACCGGCCCGGGAAGCTGAACGCGCTGACGTTCGACGTCTACGCCGACCTGCGCGACCTGATCATCGAGCTGCCGCAGCACGAGGACGTCCGGGTGCTGGTGATCACCGGGCGCGGGCGCGGGTTCTGCTCGGGCGGCGACGTCGAGGAGATCATCGGCGAGCTGCAGAAGTTCGAGACGGCGGAGCTGCTCGAGTTCACGCGCATGACGGGCGCGGTGGTGAAGGCCCTGCGCGAGTGCCCGCTGCCGGTGATCGCGGCGGTCAACGGCGTCGCGGCGGGCGCGGGTTCGGTGATCGCCCTGGCGAGCGACTTCCGGCTGCTGGCGCAGTCGGCGAAGTTCGCGTTCCTGTTCACGAAGGTGGGCCTGGCCGGCGCGGACATGGGCTCGGCGTACCTCCTGCCGCGCCTGGTCGGCCTGGGCCGCGCCACGGAACTCCTGATCCTGGGCGACAAGGTGTCCTCTTCTCGCGCGTCCGAGATCGGCCTGGCCACACAGGTGGTTCCCGACTCCGAACTTCCCGCCGCCGCCACCGCCTTGGCCCGCCGCCTGGCGGACGGCCCGGCCCTGGCGTACGCGACGACGAAGGTGCTGCTGACCCGCGAGCTGGACATGGACCTGGGCAGCGCGATCGAGCTGGAAGCGATGACCCAAGCGCTGCTGATGACGGCGAAGGACCACAAGGAGTTCTACGCGGCCTGGTCCGCCGGGCGCGAGCCCCGCTGGACGGGTCGCTAG
- a CDS encoding phosphotransferase family protein, with translation MSINSTDSTVDVRAEDVFDASAVHEWLAVRVEGLGGEPPRVRQFPGGASNLTYLLTYPGRELILRRPPAGHKAASAHDMRREYRVQHALKPVFPYVPKMLAFGDDPVVLGGDFYVMEKLDGLILRGDLPEGMTLAPEQARELSGKVVDRLVDLHAVDVERAGLSDLGKGAGYVERQIRGWSERFTAARTDNVGDFAEVREWLASNQPGEVKICLIHNDYRLDNLVLDGPSTLNITGVLDWEMATLGDPLMELGSMLAYWVEAGDDDVMQASRRQPTHLPGTFTREEFVAHYAGKTGLEIGDWRFYEVYGLFRLAAVLQQLYRRYHDGATRNPAFKDFWRFVGYLDWRCREIIAKGKV, from the coding sequence GTGAGCATCAACAGCACCGACAGCACGGTCGACGTCCGTGCCGAGGACGTCTTCGACGCCTCCGCGGTGCACGAGTGGCTGGCGGTCCGCGTCGAAGGCCTCGGCGGCGAACCACCGCGGGTCCGGCAGTTCCCCGGCGGCGCGTCGAACCTGACCTACCTGCTGACCTACCCCGGCCGGGAGCTGATCCTGCGCCGCCCGCCGGCCGGGCACAAAGCCGCGTCGGCGCACGACATGCGGCGTGAGTACCGCGTGCAGCACGCCCTGAAGCCGGTGTTCCCGTACGTGCCGAAGATGCTCGCCTTCGGCGACGACCCGGTCGTGCTCGGCGGCGACTTCTACGTCATGGAGAAGCTCGACGGCCTGATCCTGCGCGGCGACCTCCCCGAGGGCATGACGCTGGCGCCGGAGCAGGCGCGCGAGCTGTCCGGCAAGGTCGTCGACCGGCTGGTCGACCTGCACGCCGTCGACGTCGAACGCGCCGGGCTGAGCGACCTCGGCAAGGGCGCGGGGTACGTCGAGCGGCAGATCCGCGGCTGGTCGGAGCGGTTCACCGCGGCGCGCACGGACAACGTCGGCGACTTCGCCGAGGTGCGCGAGTGGCTGGCTTCGAACCAGCCCGGCGAAGTGAAGATCTGCCTGATCCACAACGACTACCGCCTCGACAACCTGGTGCTGGACGGCCCGTCGACCCTGAACATCACCGGCGTCCTCGACTGGGAGATGGCGACGCTCGGCGACCCGCTGATGGAGCTGGGCAGCATGCTGGCCTACTGGGTGGAGGCCGGCGACGACGACGTCATGCAGGCCAGCCGCCGCCAGCCGACGCACCTGCCGGGCACGTTCACCCGCGAGGAGTTCGTCGCGCACTACGCCGGGAAGACCGGCCTGGAGATCGGCGACTGGCGGTTCTACGAGGTCTACGGCCTCTTCCGGCTCGCCGCGGTGCTGCAGCAGCTCTACCGGCGCTACCACGACGGCGCCACGCGCAACCCGGCGTTCAAGGACTTCTGGCGGTTCGTCGGTTACCTCGACTGGCGCTGCCGCGAGATCATCGCGAAGGGGAAGGTGTAA
- a CDS encoding SDR family NAD(P)-dependent oxidoreductase — protein MSRLVVVTGGTRGIGAAIAARFRAAGDTVLAPGRAECDVTDENAVAEYFATAGPVDVLVNNAGISSSAPLSRTTLDDWREQLEVNATGAFLCTRAVLPGMRSRDRGRIVTVASTASHVGYRYTAGYTASKHAAAGLMRAVAAELAGTGVTANAVCPAFVRTDMTATSVARIRERTGRSVDDAESALAAASPLGRLLEPDEVAFAVSFLAAPEAAAINGQTLVLDGGGIQL, from the coding sequence GTGAGCCGCCTGGTCGTGGTCACCGGCGGCACACGCGGCATCGGCGCGGCGATCGCCGCACGGTTCCGCGCCGCCGGAGACACCGTGCTGGCGCCCGGCCGCGCGGAGTGCGACGTCACCGACGAGAACGCGGTTGCAGAGTACTTCGCGACCGCGGGGCCCGTGGACGTGCTGGTGAACAACGCCGGGATCTCTTCCAGCGCACCGCTTTCCCGGACCACTTTGGACGATTGGCGCGAGCAGCTCGAGGTCAACGCGACCGGCGCGTTCCTGTGCACCCGCGCGGTGCTGCCGGGGATGCGCTCGCGGGACCGCGGCCGGATCGTCACGGTGGCGTCGACGGCGTCGCACGTCGGCTACCGCTACACGGCCGGCTACACGGCGTCGAAGCACGCGGCGGCCGGGTTGATGCGGGCCGTCGCGGCGGAGCTGGCCGGCACCGGCGTCACGGCGAACGCGGTCTGCCCGGCGTTCGTCCGCACGGACATGACGGCGACCTCGGTGGCCCGGATCCGGGAGCGCACCGGACGTTCAGTGGACGACGCCGAATCCGCGCTGGCGGCGGCGTCCCCGCTCGGCAGGCTGTTGGAACCGGACGAAGTGGCGTTCGCGGTGTCCTTCCTGGCGGCCCCCGAGGCCGCCGCGATCAACGGCCAGACCCTCGTACTCGACGGCGGAGGAATCCAGCTATGA
- a CDS encoding SDR family oxidoreductase codes for MTLRKNILITGASSGLGEGMARQFAAKGRNLALCARRTERLEKLAAELTAAHPGIKVVTRTLDVTDHDSVFRVFAEFRAELGSLDRVIVNAGLGKGQPVGKGRFDANRQTLEVNFVAAAAQIEAAAGIFREQGAGHIAVVSSFSAIRGLPGNLTAYAASKAGISTFVDGTRAELKRKGIAVTDIRPGYIESEMNDRIGKNPLLAKADAGARALVKAIEAEGSRAYVPAWPWVPLSLAMRVVPIWILRKFA; via the coding sequence ATGACGCTCCGGAAGAACATCCTGATCACGGGCGCGAGCAGCGGCTTGGGCGAGGGCATGGCCCGGCAGTTCGCGGCGAAGGGACGCAACCTCGCGCTGTGCGCCCGGCGCACGGAGCGCCTGGAGAAACTCGCCGCCGAGCTGACGGCGGCCCACCCCGGGATCAAGGTCGTGACGCGCACCCTGGACGTCACCGACCACGACAGCGTCTTCCGCGTCTTCGCGGAGTTCCGCGCCGAGCTGGGGTCCCTCGACCGGGTGATTGTGAACGCCGGGCTCGGGAAGGGGCAGCCGGTCGGCAAAGGCCGGTTCGACGCCAACCGCCAGACCCTCGAAGTCAACTTCGTCGCGGCCGCCGCGCAGATCGAAGCGGCCGCCGGGATCTTCCGCGAGCAGGGCGCCGGGCACATCGCCGTGGTCTCGTCGTTCAGCGCGATCCGCGGCCTGCCCGGCAACCTCACCGCGTACGCCGCGTCGAAGGCGGGCATCTCGACGTTCGTCGACGGCACCCGCGCCGAGCTGAAGCGCAAGGGCATCGCCGTCACCGACATCCGGCCGGGCTACATCGAGTCCGAGATGAACGACCGGATCGGCAAGAACCCGTTGCTGGCCAAGGCCGACGCCGGGGCCCGCGCGCTGGTGAAGGCGATCGAGGCCGAGGGTTCGCGGGCCTACGTCCCGGCGTGGCCGTGGGTACCGCTCAGCCTCGCCATGCGCGTCGTGCCGATCTGGATCCTGCGGAAGTTCGCGTGA
- a CDS encoding AAA family ATPase: MPEAFSRNRDAIVDAILDNYTSPHLVGGPFGAGKTWLLSRLEECLEARGYLVIRAAVPSAADPDDGIGRTFDRFRQTLDFVRRIGERLRHSGHPRLAKATATLTRKAQFTPVHFEQTIAASGRSTVNAAGAQGIHFQWGDHLGGLDGALRDHVVEAITRAGRRRRVALLVDDAQHLDASGGTAWLLELVRALGGALVVVARRGGGADTALGHVCRVHALGPLSRDDVAAHLAQRLGRGVRPALVDDVCLTTGRLAWGVGVLAEGLAREPAEGGGRAVVPAGPVELDELIGRVLAAMPKELRSALDHLAVLREFDRATAVHMLGADGTPAGRAEVLLDELVDALLVETDVAREDPRARSADVTHPLTALRLPELVRKVACASVRARRPDGLAELHRRAADFCQSAVDAASVAAGDPFAHWSAIEGGLSQRYFSEWVYHVAHAEPRLRAGTRDKIIRWYLEGFFWYEWKVPHWFCSRLLSYCAEIRRTNTDVEWLDCLTTLHQNYPRGWRKEAPPEAWRRAIDALTHLRTVVRRPAGPPAEVTDDGQVFALATHLLAECFHFVGTNPEVADERYLEAAEWYVSDYNSWNRRYTCLHRLELAVRHGLREVGFDELAELLGYAKDVGDVEMFCLALRVSADAHLRRGELGHAAAKTAAATLHALAYQAKQLLLQQMNDFPDGYTREVYLEMIARTEALVAEIRQRDTAFAARVEKSVVDLFAPFWEGGDDCAGGRETLLPPPPSDRELGVVDSGYVRRVRWLVELRNRYLWRVDVDPAEFGLEA, translated from the coding sequence ATGCCTGAAGCCTTTTCCCGGAACCGGGACGCCATCGTCGACGCCATCCTGGACAACTACACCAGTCCTCATCTGGTCGGCGGTCCGTTCGGCGCCGGCAAGACCTGGTTGCTGAGCAGGCTCGAAGAATGTCTCGAGGCCCGCGGATACCTCGTCATCCGGGCGGCGGTCCCGTCGGCCGCGGATCCGGACGACGGGATCGGCCGGACGTTCGACCGGTTCCGGCAGACCCTGGACTTCGTCCGCCGGATCGGAGAGCGGCTGAGGCACTCCGGTCACCCTCGGCTGGCCAAGGCGACGGCCACCCTCACCCGCAAGGCCCAGTTCACCCCGGTGCACTTCGAGCAGACCATCGCGGCCTCGGGTCGTTCGACCGTGAACGCGGCGGGTGCCCAGGGGATCCACTTCCAGTGGGGTGACCACCTCGGCGGGCTCGACGGGGCGTTGCGCGATCACGTCGTCGAGGCGATCACGCGGGCCGGCCGCCGGCGGCGGGTCGCCCTGCTGGTCGACGACGCGCAGCACCTCGACGCGAGCGGCGGTACGGCGTGGCTGCTGGAACTGGTACGGGCGCTCGGCGGCGCGCTGGTCGTGGTCGCCCGCCGCGGCGGTGGTGCCGACACGGCGCTCGGGCACGTGTGCCGCGTGCACGCGCTGGGCCCGCTGTCTCGCGATGACGTCGCGGCCCATCTCGCCCAGCGGCTCGGCCGGGGTGTCCGGCCGGCGCTCGTCGACGACGTCTGCTTGACGACCGGTCGCCTGGCCTGGGGCGTCGGCGTGCTGGCCGAGGGGCTGGCCCGTGAACCCGCCGAGGGCGGCGGGCGGGCGGTCGTCCCGGCGGGTCCGGTCGAGCTCGACGAGCTCATCGGCCGCGTGCTGGCGGCCATGCCCAAGGAGCTGCGGAGCGCGCTCGACCACCTCGCGGTGCTTCGCGAGTTCGACCGGGCGACGGCGGTGCACATGCTGGGCGCGGACGGCACTCCGGCCGGCCGGGCCGAGGTGCTGCTGGACGAGCTCGTGGACGCGCTGCTGGTGGAAACCGACGTGGCCCGCGAAGACCCGCGGGCGCGCTCGGCCGACGTGACCCACCCGCTGACGGCGCTGCGCCTGCCCGAACTGGTCCGGAAGGTCGCCTGCGCGAGCGTCCGCGCGCGGCGTCCGGACGGGCTGGCCGAGCTGCACCGGCGCGCGGCGGACTTCTGCCAGTCCGCGGTGGACGCGGCGAGCGTCGCGGCCGGCGACCCGTTCGCCCACTGGTCGGCGATCGAAGGCGGGCTGTCGCAGCGCTATTTCTCCGAATGGGTGTACCACGTCGCGCACGCCGAACCCCGGCTGCGGGCGGGGACCCGCGACAAGATCATCCGGTGGTACCTGGAAGGGTTCTTCTGGTACGAGTGGAAGGTCCCGCACTGGTTTTGCTCGCGGCTGCTGAGCTACTGCGCGGAGATCCGGCGGACGAACACCGACGTCGAGTGGCTCGACTGCCTGACCACGTTGCACCAGAACTATCCGCGCGGGTGGCGCAAGGAGGCTCCGCCGGAGGCGTGGCGACGGGCCATCGACGCCCTCACCCACCTGCGCACCGTCGTCCGGCGGCCGGCCGGGCCGCCGGCGGAGGTGACCGACGACGGACAGGTCTTCGCTCTCGCGACCCACCTGCTCGCCGAGTGCTTCCACTTCGTGGGCACCAACCCGGAGGTCGCCGACGAGCGCTACCTCGAGGCGGCGGAGTGGTACGTGAGCGACTACAACAGCTGGAACCGGCGGTACACGTGTCTGCACCGGCTCGAGCTCGCGGTCCGGCACGGCCTCCGTGAGGTCGGCTTCGACGAGCTCGCCGAGCTGCTCGGTTACGCCAAGGACGTCGGGGACGTCGAGATGTTCTGCTTGGCGCTGCGGGTTTCCGCCGACGCCCACCTCCGCCGCGGCGAGCTCGGGCACGCGGCGGCGAAGACGGCCGCGGCCACCCTCCACGCGCTGGCCTACCAGGCGAAGCAGCTCCTGCTCCAGCAGATGAACGACTTCCCGGACGGCTACACGCGCGAGGTGTACCTGGAAATGATCGCGCGAACCGAGGCACTGGTCGCCGAGATCAGGCAGCGGGACACCGCGTTCGCCGCGCGGGTGGAGAAGTCGGTGGTGGACCTGTTCGCACCGTTCTGGGAAGGTGGCGACGACTGTGCCGGCGGACGCGAAACGCTGCTGCCCCCTCCGCCGTCGGATCGCGAGCTGGGTGTCGTGGACAGCGGGTACGTGCGGCGGGTGCGCTGGCTGGTCGAGCTGCGGAACCGGTACCTGTGGCGGGTGGACGTCGACCCGGCGGAGTTCGGACTGGAGGCGTGA
- a CDS encoding SMP-30/gluconolactonase/LRE family protein codes for MRFGEVTVIPVNGHGPEDVVVDGEGRIYAGVDDGRILRVSPDGRRIDVIADTGGRPLGLELYGEDELLICDARAGLLVVPLAGGSPAALATSALGLDFVFCNNAAVAADGTVYFTDSSRRFGIDNWRDDLIEQTGGGRLLRRSPDGSIDLLLDSLQFANGVALAPDESFVAVAETGAFSVSRVRLADGHRDVLIEDLWGFPDNISTGSDGLIWITQASPRVPALDVVRRMPAFLRAGVRALPTSLQPRPGREVGVLGVSADGKVEHELRGEIDGFHMLVGVREWQGKLYFGSLEEDAIAVTRL; via the coding sequence ATGCGGTTCGGCGAGGTCACGGTCATCCCGGTCAACGGGCACGGCCCGGAAGACGTCGTGGTCGACGGCGAGGGCCGGATCTACGCCGGCGTCGACGACGGGCGCATCCTGCGCGTGTCCCCGGACGGCCGGCGCATCGACGTCATCGCCGATACGGGCGGACGGCCGCTCGGGCTGGAGCTCTACGGCGAGGACGAGCTGCTGATCTGCGACGCGCGGGCGGGCCTGCTGGTGGTGCCGCTCGCGGGTGGCTCGCCCGCGGCGCTGGCGACGTCGGCGCTGGGGCTCGACTTCGTGTTCTGCAACAACGCGGCGGTCGCCGCCGACGGCACGGTGTACTTCACGGACTCCTCCCGCCGCTTCGGCATCGACAACTGGCGCGACGACCTGATCGAGCAGACCGGCGGCGGCCGCCTGCTCCGGCGCTCCCCGGACGGGTCGATCGACCTGCTCCTCGACAGCCTCCAGTTCGCGAACGGCGTGGCACTGGCCCCGGACGAGTCGTTCGTGGCGGTGGCGGAGACGGGCGCGTTCAGCGTGTCCCGCGTCCGGCTCGCGGACGGTCACCGGGACGTGCTGATCGAGGACCTCTGGGGCTTCCCGGACAACATTTCGACGGGCTCGGACGGGCTGATCTGGATCACCCAGGCCTCCCCGCGCGTGCCGGCGCTGGACGTGGTGCGCCGGATGCCGGCCTTCCTCCGGGCCGGCGTCCGGGCGCTCCCGACGTCGCTGCAGCCTCGGCCGGGCCGTGAGGTGGGAGTCCTGGGCGTGTCGGCGGACGGCAAGGTGGAGCACGAATTGCGCGGCGAGATCGACGGCTTCCACATGCTGGTGGGCGTGCGCGAGTGGCAGGGCAAGCTGTACTTCGGGTCGCTGGAGGAAGACGCGATCGCGGTGACCCGGCTCTGA
- a CDS encoding acyl-CoA synthetase, whose protein sequence is MSLVALATQVADKVAETARSVDVMRRAGLVPFPRVDEGLRSLVAIRKYGPFAGANHISARRDPTAVGIVDEVGPLTYKQLDDQSNALARAWSERGIKPGQVVAALCRDHRGLVLTMAAAGKLGVRLLLMNTGFAKPQLADVAKRENVTALVYDQEFTGLLDAMPKNVDRYLAWVDDGSDLSDRDVPVLAEIIASTDDRPWPAPAKPGGFVLLTSGTTGTPKGAPRPHTSALASAQFLDRIPLRANEATYMGAPLFHGTGLSQFILSFALGSTVVMRRKFSPEETLRGVAEHKCTALVLVPTMLQRIVDLPKDVLGKYDTSSLRIVFVAGSALSPDLGNRANEAFGPVVHNLYGSTEVAVATVATPEDWVKAPGTVGRAPVGCKVALYDEKGGRVTEPHVTGRVFVGSGLSFGGYTDGRHKEIIDGLLSSGDVGHFDEDGLLFIDGRDDEMIVSGGENVFPIEVENLLVEREDVLEAAVIGVEDPEFGQRLKAFVVLADGADLDVDAVRDYVKANLARYKVPRDVEFLAELPRNATGKVLRTKLS, encoded by the coding sequence ATGAGTCTGGTCGCGCTCGCCACGCAGGTGGCGGACAAGGTGGCCGAGACGGCGCGCAGTGTCGACGTGATGCGGCGGGCCGGGCTGGTGCCCTTCCCCCGCGTCGACGAAGGCCTCCGGTCCCTGGTCGCGATTCGCAAGTACGGGCCGTTCGCCGGCGCCAACCACATCTCCGCACGCCGCGACCCGACCGCCGTCGGCATCGTCGACGAGGTCGGCCCGCTCACCTACAAGCAGCTCGACGACCAGTCGAACGCGCTGGCCCGGGCCTGGTCGGAGCGCGGGATCAAGCCCGGCCAGGTCGTCGCCGCGCTGTGTCGCGACCACCGCGGCCTGGTCCTCACGATGGCCGCGGCCGGCAAGCTCGGCGTCCGCCTGCTGCTGATGAACACCGGCTTCGCGAAGCCGCAGCTGGCCGACGTCGCGAAGCGCGAGAACGTCACCGCGCTGGTGTACGACCAGGAGTTCACCGGCCTGCTCGACGCCATGCCGAAGAACGTCGACCGCTACCTGGCCTGGGTGGACGACGGCAGCGACCTGTCCGACCGGGACGTCCCGGTACTCGCCGAGATCATCGCCAGCACCGACGACCGGCCGTGGCCCGCGCCGGCCAAGCCGGGCGGGTTCGTGCTGCTGACCAGCGGCACCACCGGGACGCCGAAGGGCGCGCCGCGGCCGCACACCTCGGCGCTGGCCTCGGCGCAGTTCCTCGACCGGATCCCGCTGCGCGCCAACGAAGCCACGTACATGGGTGCGCCGCTGTTCCACGGCACCGGGCTGTCGCAGTTCATCCTGTCCTTCGCGCTCGGCTCGACGGTCGTGATGCGCCGCAAGTTCAGTCCCGAAGAGACACTGCGCGGGGTGGCCGAGCACAAGTGCACCGCGCTGGTGCTCGTGCCGACCATGCTGCAGCGCATCGTCGACCTGCCGAAGGACGTCCTCGGCAAGTACGACACGTCGTCGCTGCGGATCGTCTTCGTCGCGGGCTCCGCGCTGTCGCCGGACCTCGGCAACCGCGCCAACGAGGCGTTCGGCCCGGTCGTGCACAACCTGTACGGCTCGACCGAGGTCGCCGTGGCCACCGTCGCGACGCCGGAGGACTGGGTGAAGGCCCCGGGCACGGTCGGCCGCGCGCCGGTCGGCTGCAAAGTCGCGCTGTACGACGAAAAGGGCGGCCGGGTCACCGAGCCGCACGTCACCGGCCGCGTGTTCGTCGGCAGCGGGCTCAGCTTCGGCGGCTACACCGACGGCCGCCACAAGGAGATCATCGACGGCCTGCTCTCCAGCGGCGACGTCGGCCACTTCGACGAGGACGGCCTGCTGTTCATCGACGGCCGCGACGACGAGATGATCGTCTCCGGCGGCGAGAACGTGTTCCCGATCGAGGTGGAGAACCTCCTGGTCGAGCGCGAGGACGTCCTGGAGGCGGCGGTGATCGGCGTCGAGGACCCCGAGTTCGGCCAGCGGCTCAAGGCGTTCGTCGTCCTGGCCGACGGCGCGGACCTCGACGTCGACGCGGTCCGCGACTACGTCAAGGCGAACCTGGCGCGCTACAAGGTGCCCCGCGACGTCGAGTTCCTCGCCGAGCTGCCGCGCAACGCGACCGGGAAGGTGCTGCGCACCAAGCTTTCCTGA